One Rhinoraja longicauda isolate Sanriku21f chromosome 19, sRhiLon1.1, whole genome shotgun sequence genomic window, taatggtacttttaatcccttcgtctaagtcattaatgtatatcgtaaatagctgggttcccagaccccactggtcactgcctgccattccgaacgggacccatttatccccactctttgctttctgtctgtcaaccaattttctatccatgtcagtaccctacccccaataccatgtgccctaattttgcccactaatctcctatgtgggaccttgtcgaaggctttcagaaagtcgaggtacaccacatccactgactctcccctgttaattttcctagttacatcctcaaaaaattccagtagatttgtcaagcatgatttccccttcgtaaatccatgctgactcggaatgatcctgttactgctatccaaatgctcagcaatttcgtcttttataattgactccagcatcttccccaccactgatttcagactaactggtctataattacccattttctctctccctcctttcttaaaaagtgggataacatttgctatcctccaatccacaggaactgatcctgaatctatagaacattgaaaaatgatctccaatgcttccactatttgtaGAGCCACCTCctgaagtaccctgggatgcagaccatcaggccctggggatttatcagccttcagtcccatcagtctacccaaaaccatttcctgcctaatgtggatttccttcagttcctccatcaccctaggttctccggcccctagaacatttgggagattgtgtgtatcttcctcagtgaagacagatccaaagtaacggtttaactcgtctgccatttctttgttgcccataataaattcccctgcttctgtcttcaagggacccacatttgccttgactatttttttcctcttcacgtacctaaaaaaacttttgctatcctcctttatattattggctagtttaccctcgtacctcatcttttctccccgtattgcctttttagttaacttttgttgctctttaaaagagtcccaatcctctgtcttcccactcttctttgctatgttatacttcctctccttaatttttatgctgtccctgacttcccttgtcagccacaggtgtctcttactccccttagagtctttccacctctttggaataaattgatcctgcaacctctgcattgttcccaggaatacctgccattgctgttctatcgtcttccctgctagggcctccttccagtcaattttggccagctcctgcctcatgcctctgtaatcccctttgctatactgtaatactgacacttccgattttcccttctgcctttccatttgcagagtaaaacttatcatgttgtgatcactgcctcctaatggctcttttacctctagtccctttatcagatcaggatcattacacaacactaaatccagaattgccttctccctggtaggctccagtacaagctgttctaagaatccatctcgaaggcactccacaaactctctttcctggggtccatttccaacctgattttcccagtctacctgcatgttgaaagctcccataaccaccgtagcattacatttttgacacgccaattttatctcctgattcaacttgcaccctatgtcgaggctactgtttgggggcctatagataactcccattagggtctttttacccttacaatttctcatttctatccatactgattcaacatctcctgattctatgtcaccccttgcaagggaatgaatatcattccttaccatcagagcaaccccaccccctctgcccacctgtctgtcttttctatacgctcgaggtttagactctccaaCCTTGGGTAAAGtactgtgcatcttatacacatctacatTGTCACCCTGACAGGCTCCCATGAAAAAATGTCAcagtctgaatagtctgttccagaactgagtagattaacctatgatgacatgagaactgagaggaggaaaaactttttcagtcagagttgtgaatctgtggaattctctgcctcagaaggcattggaggccaattctctgaatgcattcaagagagagctagatagagctcttaaggatagcggagtcagagggtatggggagaaggcaggaacggggtactgattgagaaagatcagccatgatcacattgaatggcggtgcgggctcaaagggccgaatggcctcctcccgcacctattgtctattgtctattgatgagtgtttgtcggcattgggcctgtactcactggaatttagaagaataaggggggacctcattgaaaaatacagatgagtgaaaggctttgatagaaTGTATgtttagaggatgtttccattagtgagagagtctcggactggaggtcatagcctcagaattaaaggatgtacttttaggaaggagataaggggaaatgtttttaatccgagggtggtgaatttgtggaattcattgccacagaaggctgtggaggccaagtcggtgactaattcaggcagagatagctggattcttgattagtacaggtgtcaaaggttatggggagagagcaggagaatggggttaggagggagagatagatcagccatgattgaatgatggagtagacttgatgggccaaatggcataattctaatactttcacttatgacattatgaccttccGACTGTCTAACTTCACCTGATAACACaggccttcagacctgatgaagttgttgtaaatccgtttgcacccactccaattgactaacaaacccacccttccctttgtccaACCCACCACTCAAAAAACACAAGAGCagttcatctggcccctcgtgtctgccccctttcatgACGATCCCACCACGCACCtccacctcctctttaacaacctcaaattaccgataacctcaatatcaacctgctccgatctgcctccacatCTGAATAATTCgcttcattcccccatccccaccgcaatctcgcaatcctcttTACTCTCTACACtcatcctccccgtccaccctcccccacctcacgaaattcccctctccatcccagaTAAAAGCTCCGGGAGAGATGCTGTTGTCCACCcgctgtggttgtgggtgaaacaccgggcagggtttcagttgtccgcccgcctctgcctgaggccgagcggccggagtctccccccgacccccggggactctctgattctctgcttctccccccagtctccgtcaccctggatgtggaaacagcgcatccgtggctcgaggtgtctgaggatcggaagagggtgagactgaccgggacccggaggagtctccctgacaccgggaagaggtttacagtctatccgtgtgtgctgggatcggagggattcacatcggggagacattactgggaggtggaggtggcggggagtcggttcTGGAGTCTTGAGTCgccacagagtctgtggagaggaagggacgggtcacactgaccccggagactggagtctggagcatcaggcggcggGGTGACAAGTTTgaagcattcacctcccctccatcccgtctccccgcccgtcccatccccgggagggtgggagtttatctcagttacgagtccgggacagtttcattttacgacgcggacaccaagtcccatctccacaccttcactgggaataaattcacggagaaactttatcctttcttcgggccttgggatgaaaacaagtggctgagaatctgttacggttccgctccgggtgtgtaaaagggtcgggtcccgggaccggcgtcaggagcggggctcaggggcagtggggcagaaacccgatggacaacaggtcggcgctgaacagctcccatttaatccccaaattccgcttcgcaaaaccccagtgagcgcggaaataaaaccagggggaatgtaaatgcgggaagagtgaaataaacagcaagtggaatcagagctgtcgatccgttcatttcaacgcgttaaccgcgtccggcaacggaacagaaacaCTTCtgggaaaatataaagattgaaacaatctcCCTTCCCGCGGGCtccgcgggttcagcagcagccgcgggcggcgggtcctaaaCTCGCCCCGAGTCACAACGCGGCACCAGCTGTGTTGGTGCGGACTTCAACAGCGGCGTAAAGGCgagtatggtgggggggggggggggggggggcaggtggagacaggagggcggaatgaaatcggaaattccctgaagtgagagaaggcaaagtgaatattggaaatggtagatacaagaaatctgttgaaatatAATGGGGGTTAATAAAAACcccaaacaaagtgctggaggaactcagcgggccaggcagcatctgtggagggaaatgggcagaccaCGCTTCAGGGTCGGGAGCCTTGTTTGGTCTGAGAAGGATTTCCAAGAGCTACAGGTctgttatatcagagtgaatTAATTGGTATTGATGTCGTTCGGAAGAGGGCGGTAAAGGTCTGACTCGGGAGGTGTAAATAGGAGGGAGGAATGAAATCGGAAATTACTTGAATGGGAgaagaataaagctgaatgttgggagtgggagatacaatgggtctctcggtgttgatggccatgtagaactagaacgctcttcggcccacatagaacgtggaacagtacaatgccaagctaatctcctctgtttcctctagttgctccggttttatcccacatcccaaagacgtgcgggtttgtaggtttggcCCCTGagtcattaactctgtttctttctctacaTAAGCTAACTGGCCTATTCACtatttcttgcatcttactgtacgtcttcattttggattttcagcatctgggttttta contains:
- the LOC144603062 gene encoding E3 ubiquitin-protein ligase TRIM21-like; protein product: MEELRVIQGEAGGKRRVRDEAKPLSVVDDALPIEKFHCPVSFNTAFKETSDDFKHVSVTLDVETAHPWLEVSEDRKRVRLTGTRRSLPDTGKRFTVYPCVLGSEGFTSGRHYWEVEVAGSRFWSLESPQSLWRGRDGSH